A single region of the Leisingera thetidis genome encodes:
- a CDS encoding dihydrofolate reductase family protein, with amino-acid sequence MTTGHVFIATSVDGFVARKDHTLDWLAKKPGVEGEDGGFANFMDSVDGLIMGSGSFRTLLGFEQWVYTKPVIVLSSSLTGADIPKHLQTKVRLSRSSPKALMQELDQEGWKRAYVDGGKIVQSFLREGLISDLTITSVPILIGEGIPLFGTVEADIDLELMHSRQLATSMIQTTYRVV; translated from the coding sequence ATGACTACCGGGCATGTGTTTATTGCGACAAGCGTGGATGGATTTGTGGCCAGAAAAGACCATACGCTTGACTGGCTGGCCAAAAAGCCTGGCGTCGAAGGCGAGGATGGCGGCTTTGCCAATTTCATGGACAGCGTTGACGGGCTGATCATGGGGTCCGGCTCGTTCCGCACCTTGCTTGGGTTTGAGCAGTGGGTTTACACCAAACCGGTCATTGTTCTGAGCAGCAGTTTGACCGGCGCGGATATTCCAAAGCACCTGCAGACCAAGGTTCGCTTGAGCCGTTCCTCACCCAAGGCGCTGATGCAGGAACTTGATCAGGAAGGGTGGAAGCGCGCCTATGTCGATGGCGGCAAGATTGTGCAATCGTTCCTTCGGGAGGGGCTGATTTCCGATCTGACAATCACATCGGTTCCGATTCTGATCGGAGAGGGAATCCCGCTGTTCGGCACTGTCGAGGCGGATATTGATCTTGAGCTGATGCACTCGCGGCAGCTTGCAACCAGCATGATTCAAACAACTTATCGCGTAGTGTGA
- a CDS encoding sugar O-acetyltransferase, which yields MTRSERQKMQAGGWYCCLDSELEALRHQARLAVHRHNTAPPDPAGRFSPALARLFAGHGENCFAEAPFHCAYGIHITLGSNVYLNAGCTILDSAPVTIGDGTLLGPNVQIYCARHHKDRDLRARGLEIALPVTLGKDVWIGGGAIILPGVTIGDGAIAGAGAVVTRDVPAGATVAGNPARPLNG from the coding sequence ATGACCCGATCCGAACGGCAGAAAATGCAGGCAGGCGGCTGGTACTGTTGCCTGGACAGCGAACTGGAGGCGTTGCGCCACCAGGCCCGTCTCGCGGTGCACCGGCACAACACGGCCCCCCCCGATCCCGCCGGCCGGTTCAGCCCGGCGCTGGCCCGGCTGTTCGCAGGCCACGGCGAAAACTGCTTTGCCGAGGCCCCCTTCCACTGCGCCTACGGCATCCACATCACCCTCGGCAGCAACGTCTACCTGAACGCGGGCTGCACCATCCTGGACAGCGCGCCCGTCACCATCGGCGACGGCACCCTGCTGGGGCCGAATGTGCAGATCTACTGCGCCCGGCACCACAAGGACAGGGATTTGCGCGCCAGGGGGCTGGAGATTGCTCTCCCTGTCACCCTTGGCAAGGACGTCTGGATCGGCGGCGGCGCGATCATCCTGCCGGGTGTCACCATCGGCGACGGCGCCATCGCCGGCGCGGGCGCGGTCGTGACCCGCGATGTTCCGGCAGGGGCCACCGTGGCAGGCAACCCGGCCCGGCCTCTGAACGGGTAA
- a CDS encoding SDR family NAD(P)-dependent oxidoreductase, with protein MKLAQTAAVITGGASGLGEATARYFAEQGAQVTILDRDAERGAGVAQEIGGHFARTDVTSEESVSAAIAHAVQQMGRITACVNCAGIAIGAKTAGKDGPHPLDAFQRTIDINLVGTFNVARLAAVEIARNDPEEDGARGVIINTASIAAFDGQKGQAAYAASKGGVAGMCLPMARDLASSGIRVMTIAPGIFMTPMLAGLPEEVQQQLAADVPNPARLGDPREYGRLAGFIVEMGYLNGEVIRIDGALRMR; from the coding sequence ATGAAACTTGCTCAGACAGCTGCCGTCATCACCGGCGGCGCCTCCGGCCTCGGCGAGGCCACCGCGCGCTACTTTGCCGAACAAGGCGCCCAGGTGACGATCCTGGACCGCGACGCCGAACGCGGCGCCGGGGTGGCGCAGGAGATCGGCGGGCATTTTGCCCGGACCGATGTGACCAGCGAAGAGTCGGTCTCCGCCGCCATCGCCCACGCGGTTCAGCAGATGGGCCGGATCACCGCCTGCGTGAACTGCGCCGGCATCGCCATCGGCGCCAAGACCGCAGGCAAGGACGGCCCGCATCCGCTCGACGCCTTCCAGCGCACCATCGACATCAACCTCGTCGGCACATTCAACGTTGCCCGCCTCGCCGCGGTGGAGATCGCCAGAAATGACCCCGAAGAGGACGGCGCCCGCGGCGTGATCATCAACACCGCCTCCATCGCCGCTTTCGACGGCCAGAAGGGCCAGGCCGCCTATGCCGCCTCCAAGGGCGGCGTCGCGGGCATGTGCCTGCCGATGGCCCGCGATCTCGCGTCCTCCGGCATCCGGGTGATGACCATCGCGCCCGGCATCTTCATGACTCCGATGCTGGCCGGCCTGCCGGAAGAGGTGCAGCAGCAGCTCGCCGCCGATGTCCCCAACCCGGCCCGCCTGGGCGACCCGCGCGAATACGGCCGCCTGGCCGGTTTCATCGTCGAGATGGGCTACCTCAACGGCGAAGTCATCCGCATCGACGGCGCTCTGCGGATGCGCTGA
- the tyrS gene encoding tyrosine--tRNA ligase produces MTYTPKSDFIAVMMERGYLADCTDYQGLDEALLKGVQPAYIGYDATAQSLHVGHLLNIMMLRWLQKTGHKPITLMGGGTTKVGDPSFRSDERPLLGPEQIDANIAGMRKVFANYLTYGAGENDAIMLNNAEWLDNLNYLEFLRDIGRHFSVNRMLSFESVKSRLDREQSLSFLEFNYMILQAYDFMELNRRYGCVLQMGGSDQWGNIVNGIDLTRRVIDHEVYGLTSPLLTTSDGRKMGKSQGGAIWLNGEMLSPYEFWQFWRNTTDADVGRFLKLYTELPVDECERLGALQGSEINEGKVILANEVTKLLHGADAAAAAEATAREVFEKGGVGDDLPTLTLSPADLGDGISIVQLIVKSGLAKSGKDAKRLIAENGARLDDQPLTDAGLMIDAGALSSPIKLSAGKKRHALVQLAG; encoded by the coding sequence ATGACCTACACTCCCAAATCGGATTTCATCGCAGTGATGATGGAACGCGGCTATCTGGCCGACTGCACCGATTACCAGGGCCTGGACGAGGCGCTGCTGAAGGGGGTTCAGCCTGCCTATATCGGTTATGATGCCACCGCGCAGTCGCTGCATGTCGGGCATCTCCTCAACATCATGATGCTGCGCTGGCTGCAAAAGACCGGCCATAAACCGATCACCCTGATGGGCGGCGGCACCACCAAGGTGGGCGACCCCTCGTTCCGCTCGGACGAGCGCCCGCTCTTGGGCCCCGAACAGATCGACGCCAATATCGCCGGCATGCGCAAGGTCTTCGCCAACTACCTCACCTACGGCGCGGGCGAAAACGACGCCATCATGCTCAACAACGCGGAATGGCTCGACAACCTGAACTACCTCGAATTCCTGCGCGATATCGGCCGCCATTTCTCGGTGAACCGGATGCTGTCGTTTGAGTCCGTGAAATCGCGCCTCGACCGCGAGCAGTCGCTGTCGTTCCTCGAATTCAACTACATGATCCTTCAGGCCTATGACTTCATGGAGCTGAACCGCCGCTACGGCTGCGTCCTGCAGATGGGCGGTTCCGACCAGTGGGGCAACATCGTCAACGGCATCGACCTCACCCGCCGGGTGATCGACCATGAGGTCTACGGCCTCACCTCGCCGCTGCTGACCACCTCGGACGGCCGCAAGATGGGCAAGTCCCAGGGCGGCGCGATCTGGCTCAACGGCGAGATGCTTTCCCCGTATGAGTTCTGGCAGTTCTGGCGCAACACCACCGACGCCGACGTCGGCCGCTTCCTCAAGCTCTACACCGAGCTGCCGGTCGACGAATGCGAGCGCCTCGGCGCGCTGCAGGGCTCCGAGATCAACGAGGGCAAGGTGATCCTCGCCAACGAGGTGACCAAGCTGCTGCACGGCGCCGACGCGGCGGCAGCAGCCGAGGCCACCGCCCGCGAGGTGTTCGAGAAAGGCGGCGTCGGCGACGACCTGCCCACCCTGACCCTGTCGCCTGCGGATCTCGGCGACGGCATCTCGATCGTGCAGCTGATCGTGAAATCGGGTCTGGCCAAATCCGGCAAGGACGCCAAGCGTCTGATCGCGGAAAACGGCGCCCGCCTGGACGACCAGCCGCTGACCGACGCGGGCCTGATGATCGACGCGGGCGCGCTGTCCTCGCCGATCAAGCTGAGCGCAGGCAAGAAACGCCACGCGCTGGTGCAGCTGGCCGGCTGA
- a CDS encoding anhydro-N-acetylmuramic acid kinase, which produces MSKAIAKTGAVRALGAMSGTSLDGVDAAVVVTDGARIHGFGESSYREYTAAERSVLRAGLGKWTGPEVDAAAEVCDAAHAEVLAGFPEAEIIGFHGQTLAHAPRRQGTLQVGDGAALAERLGKPVVWDFRSDDVSMGGEGAPLAPFFHFACAKYIGATRPLCFLNLGGVGNLTYADPRFDRPEEPGALLAFDTGPANAPVNDLVQERLGIPWDADGRVARSGTVETGALELFLAEPYFARMPPKSLDRNDFAEMVTLVRELNNADAAATLTAMCAASVAQGMEHCPEPPEVVLATGGGRHNPVLMQMLRVSLDCEVKPVEDAGLDGDMLEAQAFAHLAVRVARGLPTSAPGTTGVRACVGGGVVSVPGV; this is translated from the coding sequence ATGAGCAAGGCCATTGCAAAAACGGGTGCAGTGCGGGCGCTGGGAGCGATGAGCGGCACTTCGCTGGACGGGGTGGATGCCGCCGTGGTGGTGACAGACGGCGCGCGCATTCACGGGTTTGGCGAGAGCAGTTACCGCGAATATACCGCTGCGGAGCGCAGCGTGCTGCGGGCCGGGCTGGGCAAGTGGACCGGACCGGAGGTGGACGCTGCGGCAGAGGTCTGCGATGCCGCCCATGCCGAGGTACTGGCCGGGTTCCCGGAGGCCGAGATCATCGGCTTTCACGGCCAGACCCTGGCCCATGCGCCGCGGCGGCAGGGCACCCTGCAGGTGGGCGACGGGGCGGCGCTGGCGGAGCGGCTGGGCAAGCCGGTGGTGTGGGACTTCCGCTCCGACGATGTGTCGATGGGCGGCGAGGGCGCGCCGCTGGCGCCGTTTTTTCATTTTGCCTGCGCGAAATACATCGGCGCCACGCGCCCCTTGTGCTTCCTCAACCTCGGCGGGGTCGGCAATCTGACCTATGCGGATCCGCGCTTTGACCGCCCCGAAGAGCCCGGCGCACTGCTGGCGTTCGACACCGGCCCGGCCAATGCGCCGGTCAACGATCTGGTGCAGGAGCGGCTGGGCATTCCCTGGGATGCGGACGGCAGGGTGGCGCGGTCGGGCACCGTGGAAACCGGTGCGCTGGAGCTGTTCCTGGCGGAGCCGTATTTTGCAAGAATGCCGCCCAAATCGCTGGACCGGAACGATTTTGCCGAGATGGTGACGCTGGTGCGCGAGCTTAACAATGCCGATGCTGCCGCCACGCTGACGGCAATGTGCGCAGCCAGCGTGGCCCAGGGGATGGAGCATTGCCCGGAGCCGCCGGAAGTGGTTCTGGCCACTGGCGGCGGGCGGCACAATCCGGTGCTGATGCAGATGCTGCGGGTCTCGCTCGACTGCGAGGTGAAGCCGGTGGAGGATGCGGGTCTGGACGGCGACATGCTGGAGGCGCAGGCCTTTGCCCATCTGGCAGTGCGGGTGGCCCGCGGGCTGCCCACATCGGCGCCCGGCACCACCGGGGTGCGCGCCTGTGTCGGCGGCGGCGTGGTGAGCGTGCCGGGGGTGTGA
- a CDS encoding GNAT family N-acetyltransferase, with product MFDASPVPSPPCGNAALRPRALQQSDEFARALRACGQSPVTLPQLQDMLVLRRRLPGGLPLAMVNRAAIADPAALRAALQDHGLGRTPLILSPETPEPALARSGAVPLMSPAHAALLDLTGGPDQRRAALHQKWRNRLTHGEAQSLRLSRQSLPADPRHWLFQADARQQSGRGYRSWPIGLTLAYAQQNPGKAKLFQAFAGKEPVAAILILLHGTGATYHIAHTTPRGKQLSAQNLLLWHAACWLAAKGIRQFDLGLINTEDAAGLARFKLGTGARLHRLGGTWGWWPPLGRLLRPLAALDRRLMSG from the coding sequence ATGTTTGATGCCTCTCCGGTTCCCTCCCCGCCCTGCGGCAATGCCGCCCTGCGCCCCCGCGCGCTGCAGCAATCGGACGAATTCGCCCGCGCCCTGCGCGCTTGCGGGCAGTCTCCGGTGACGCTGCCGCAGCTGCAGGACATGCTGGTGCTGCGCCGCCGCCTGCCGGGCGGGCTGCCGCTGGCGATGGTGAACCGCGCCGCCATTGCGGACCCCGCCGCCCTGCGCGCGGCTCTGCAGGACCACGGGCTGGGCCGCACCCCGCTGATCCTGTCGCCCGAAACACCGGAGCCTGCGCTGGCCCGCAGCGGCGCGGTGCCGCTGATGAGCCCGGCGCATGCGGCGCTGCTCGACCTCACCGGCGGCCCGGACCAGCGCCGCGCCGCATTGCACCAGAAATGGCGCAACCGGCTGACGCACGGCGAGGCCCAGTCCCTGCGGCTCAGCCGCCAGAGCCTGCCCGCCGATCCGCGGCACTGGCTGTTCCAGGCCGACGCCCGGCAGCAGTCCGGCCGCGGCTACCGCAGCTGGCCCATCGGCCTGACCCTGGCCTACGCGCAGCAGAACCCGGGCAAGGCCAAGCTGTTCCAGGCCTTTGCAGGCAAGGAGCCGGTGGCCGCCATCCTGATCCTGCTGCATGGCACCGGTGCCACCTACCACATCGCCCACACCACCCCGCGCGGCAAACAGCTCAGCGCCCAGAACCTGCTGTTGTGGCACGCCGCCTGCTGGCTGGCGGCCAAGGGCATCCGTCAGTTCGACCTCGGGCTGATCAACACCGAGGACGCCGCAGGGCTGGCCCGGTTCAAACTCGGCACCGGCGCCCGGCTGCACCGCCTGGGCGGCACCTGGGGATGGTGGCCGCCGCTGGGCCGCCTGCTGCGCCCTCTGGCAGCGCTCGACCGCCGCCTGATGTCCGGCTGA
- a CDS encoding ABC-F family ATP-binding cassette domain-containing protein — translation MARIPLLQMSGISLTFGGDPVFANLDLVVQPGDRVALVGRNGSGKSTLMKVMAGIVEADQGAIVVPPGKSVGYMEQDPKMEGFATLGDFAASALDPGEMYKVERAGEGLKFDPARPVGTASGGERRRAALAKLMAEAPDLMLLDEPTNHLDIEAITWLEDELKATRAAFVLISHDRAFLRALTRATLWVDRGEVRRQEKGFEHFEAWRDKLWDEEDQQRHKLNRLIKSESRWAVEGISARRKRNMGRVRALQDLKAERAGQIKRQGTAEMALESGPKSGRKVIEAEGLSKAFGGKQIVRDFSLKVQRGERVAFVGPNGAGKTTLLKMLLGMDAPDQGAVKLGTNLEIALFDQTREQLDGDSTLWENLTADPLLGISGKADQVMVRGQPKHVVGYLKEFLFDDAQARAPVRSLSGGEKARLLLARLMARSSNLLVLDEPTNDLDVETLDLLQELLDNYDGTVLLVSHDRDFLDRVATTTIAMEGDGKATAYAGGWSDYLAQRGPLEGGAKPEKAKAAKPKSKQEAAPKDGLSFKEKHRLEALPAEIERLEAEIGKLQELMADPQLFTREPVKFKKATEALVERQEKLAAAEEEWLLLEEKAEA, via the coding sequence ATGGCACGTATTCCTCTTTTGCAGATGTCCGGCATTTCCCTCACCTTTGGGGGCGATCCGGTTTTCGCCAATCTTGATCTGGTGGTGCAGCCCGGCGACCGGGTGGCGCTGGTGGGCCGCAACGGCTCGGGAAAATCCACGCTGATGAAGGTGATGGCGGGGATTGTCGAAGCCGATCAGGGCGCGATCGTGGTGCCGCCGGGCAAATCCGTCGGCTACATGGAGCAGGACCCGAAGATGGAAGGCTTTGCCACGCTTGGCGATTTTGCCGCCAGCGCGCTGGATCCGGGCGAGATGTACAAGGTCGAGCGCGCGGGCGAGGGGCTGAAGTTCGATCCCGCGCGGCCCGTCGGGACCGCATCGGGCGGCGAACGGCGGCGTGCGGCGCTGGCCAAGCTGATGGCCGAGGCGCCGGACCTGATGCTGCTGGACGAGCCGACAAACCATCTGGACATCGAGGCGATCACCTGGCTGGAAGACGAGCTGAAGGCGACCCGGGCTGCGTTTGTGCTGATCAGCCACGACCGCGCGTTCCTGCGGGCGCTGACCCGCGCCACCCTGTGGGTGGACCGCGGCGAGGTGCGGCGGCAGGAAAAGGGGTTTGAGCATTTCGAGGCCTGGCGCGACAAGCTGTGGGACGAGGAAGACCAGCAGCGCCACAAGCTGAACCGGCTGATCAAATCCGAGAGCCGCTGGGCGGTGGAGGGCATCTCGGCCCGGCGCAAGCGCAACATGGGCCGGGTGCGCGCGCTGCAGGACCTGAAGGCGGAACGCGCGGGCCAGATCAAGCGCCAGGGCACCGCCGAGATGGCGCTGGAATCCGGGCCGAAATCCGGCCGCAAGGTGATTGAAGCCGAGGGGCTGAGCAAGGCGTTCGGCGGCAAGCAGATCGTGCGCGATTTCTCGCTGAAGGTGCAGCGCGGCGAGCGGGTGGCCTTTGTCGGCCCCAACGGGGCGGGCAAGACGACGCTGCTGAAAATGCTCTTGGGCATGGACGCGCCGGATCAGGGCGCGGTGAAGCTGGGCACCAACCTGGAGATCGCGCTGTTCGACCAGACCCGCGAGCAGCTGGACGGTGATTCGACCCTGTGGGAGAACCTGACCGCCGATCCCCTGCTGGGGATTTCCGGCAAGGCGGATCAGGTGATGGTGCGCGGCCAGCCCAAGCATGTGGTGGGCTACCTCAAGGAATTCCTGTTCGACGACGCCCAGGCGCGCGCACCTGTGCGCTCGCTCTCGGGCGGCGAGAAGGCGCGGCTGCTGCTGGCGCGGCTGATGGCGCGGTCCTCGAACCTTCTGGTGCTGGACGAACCGACCAACGATCTGGATGTGGAAACACTGGACCTGCTGCAGGAGCTTCTGGACAATTACGACGGCACCGTGCTGCTGGTGAGCCACGACCGCGATTTCCTGGACCGGGTGGCCACCACCACGATTGCGATGGAAGGCGACGGCAAGGCCACCGCCTATGCCGGCGGCTGGAGCGATTACCTTGCGCAGCGCGGGCCGCTGGAGGGCGGCGCGAAGCCGGAGAAGGCCAAGGCTGCCAAGCCGAAGTCCAAGCAGGAGGCGGCGCCGAAGGACGGCCTCAGCTTCAAGGAAAAGCACCGGCTGGAGGCGCTGCCTGCGGAGATCGAGCGGCTGGAGGCGGAGATCGGCAAGCTGCAGGAGCTGATGGCGGATCCGCAGCTGTTCACCCGCGAGCCGGTCAAGTTCAAGAAGGCGACCGAAGCGCTGGTGGAGCGGCAGGAGAAACTGGCGGCGGCCGAAGAGGAATGGCTGCTGCTGGAGGAAAAGGCAGAGGCCTGA